The following proteins are encoded in a genomic region of Lachnospiraceae bacterium KM106-2:
- a CDS encoding peptidase, U32 family large subunit [C1], with translation MWLKDKPELLIPASNLEVLKVAVNYGADAIYIGGELFGLRAKAKNFSKEDMKAGIEYAHQFGKKVYVTANITAHNGDLSGVRKYFEELKEIKPDALIISDPGIFMIAGEVCPDIERHISTQANNTNFETYNFWHKLGATRVVSARELSIEEIAGLRAHIPADLEIETFIHGAMCMAYSGRCLLSNYMTGRDANRGSCTHACRWKYHIVEETRPGEYMPIEENERGTYIFNSKDLCMIDHVPDLVAAGINSFKIEGRMKTALYVAAVARTYRQAIDDFFEDPELYQKNIPHYWDEIAKCTYRKYTTGFFYGKTTADSQIYDNNTYVKGYSYLGLINGQNEDGLYELEQRNKFCVGETIEIMKPNGENVMATVKRITDENGTDMDSCPHPKQKIFVDFGIELAPFDILRRKEDK, from the coding sequence ATGTGGTTAAAGGATAAACCGGAATTATTAATTCCTGCAAGTAATTTAGAAGTATTAAAAGTAGCTGTTAATTATGGAGCAGATGCAATATATATTGGTGGAGAGTTATTTGGCCTTCGTGCGAAAGCTAAAAACTTCTCTAAAGAAGACATGAAAGCTGGTATCGAATACGCTCATCAATTTGGAAAGAAAGTATACGTTACAGCAAATATCACTGCTCACAATGGTGATTTAAGTGGTGTTAGAAAATATTTTGAAGAATTAAAAGAAATTAAGCCAGATGCACTTATCATTTCAGATCCAGGTATCTTCATGATCGCTGGAGAAGTATGTCCTGATATCGAACGTCACATCAGTACACAGGCTAACAATACAAACTTTGAAACTTATAATTTCTGGCATAAACTTGGTGCAACAAGAGTTGTATCTGCAAGAGAATTATCAATTGAAGAAATCGCTGGTTTACGTGCTCATATCCCAGCTGATCTTGAAATTGAGACATTCATTCACGGTGCAATGTGCATGGCTTATTCAGGACGTTGTTTACTAAGCAACTACATGACAGGCAGAGATGCAAACCGCGGTTCTTGTACTCATGCATGCCGTTGGAAATATCATATTGTTGAAGAAACAAGACCAGGTGAATATATGCCAATTGAGGAAAATGAAAGAGGAACTTATATCTTTAACTCAAAAGATTTATGTATGATCGATCATGTTCCTGATCTAGTAGCAGCTGGTATTAACAGCTTTAAGATCGAAGGAAGAATGAAGACTGCTCTTTATGTAGCAGCAGTTGCTAGAACATATCGTCAAGCAATCGATGATTTCTTCGAAGATCCTGAACTTTACCAAAAGAATATTCCTCATTATTGGGATGAAATTGCAAAATGTACTTACCGTAAGTACACAACTGGTTTCTTCTATGGTAAGACAACAGCTGATTCACAAATCTATGATAACAATACTTACGTAAAAGGCTATAGTTATCTTGGATTGATCAACGGACAGAATGAAGACGGTCTCTATGAATTAGAACAACGTAATAAATTCTGTGTTGGTGAAACAATTGAAATCATGAAGCCAAACGGTGAAAACGTTATGGCGACAGTAAAACGTATTACAGACGAAAATGGAACAGATATGGATTCTTGTCCTCATCCAAAACAAAAGATTTTTGTTGATTTTGGAATTGAATTAGCTCCATTTGATATCTTAAGAAGAAAAGAAGATAAATAG
- a CDS encoding O-methyltransferase family protein, producing the protein MIGNERIESYIFSLEQELPDFLAEIEKVALAEHVPIIKKPTQSLLRFLMNNNQPKKILEVGTAVGFSSLLMTEYMPKDCVITTIERNEGRIAKAKRNIANAGRGDQIKLLEGDATDILTTLVEQGETYDFIFMDAAKGQYINFFDNIMKLLVTGGLLVSDNVLQDGDVTESRYGVIRRNRTIHSRMREYLYTLTHREELSSIVLPIGDGVTLSHKL; encoded by the coding sequence GTGATTGGAAATGAAAGAATAGAAAGTTATATATTTTCGTTGGAACAGGAGTTACCTGATTTCTTAGCAGAGATTGAGAAGGTTGCTTTAGCGGAACATGTTCCAATTATTAAGAAGCCAACACAGTCACTTCTACGGTTTCTTATGAATAATAACCAGCCGAAAAAGATTCTTGAAGTTGGTACGGCAGTTGGATTCTCATCATTATTGATGACAGAATATATGCCGAAAGACTGTGTCATTACGACAATTGAGCGTAATGAAGGAAGAATTGCAAAGGCAAAACGTAATATTGCAAACGCCGGTAGAGGAGATCAAATCAAATTATTAGAAGGCGATGCAACGGATATATTGACAACTTTAGTTGAACAAGGTGAGACCTACGACTTTATTTTCATGGATGCCGCAAAGGGACAGTATATCAACTTCTTTGATAATATCATGAAGTTATTAGTAACTGGTGGATTATTAGTATCAGACAATGTATTACAAGATGGTGATGTTACTGAATCAAGATACGGTGTAATCCGAAGAAATCGTACGATTCACTCGCGAATGAGGGAGTATTTATATACGCTCACCCATCGAGAAGAGTTAAGTTCCATTGTTCTTCCAATTGGTGACGGGGTAACTTTGAGTCATAAGTTGTAA
- a CDS encoding neopullulanase, whose product MTGRKRMKFQVISWVLSIAMIFCMMPQNLAFAAETEDTLRSPVIQKDGSVTFNYQGDDSTGDMVARGDFNDWKNLDMTKNDKNIFSLTTDVTKTPGIYTYGFEDVTESKNAVAAGEKDGKGWKGDPLNPYICHKNSNPTIFRNPIVESKTQKVTLYYPSTKEISGKVYYKQLSDDGKYQSVDLKLSEDYDHVYQAEITADAGTYAYYFDIDGTKDYDENNLSSRQTVDDVDMPTFTTTEVAKPSEEEENLKADEFTAQPGGSIVWRVTGKFDGVDNWDVQNEKTVMKHLVGEYYVYSMVLDADTYEFKFTENGSWDNEKVGSKDPDYGDNFKFTLYKRTKVNFYVNGEKKGYDRFRTNIKNEDLQKQGIAYYEPKLSEKEWPRLVGDLQEKIGDEKNWSPKDAKSMFVDYNFDGTVYKLQRKIPAGKYECKVCYGDDFDTSVDYGDKSANHTLNVLDTSNITFTTEYKDGMKDGEGKLTDDYKPTDSIYDGKLNKDGFVFDSRDITYKNPFGAIKQGEQDATFRFATDADDAEYVKLELIDGKGVSKQYDMKVVTTLEKKDYWEVKVKKEAFDAIGIWGYKFIVIDGSTKLEYGDDGTSGGSGAVSEEGQTAYNLTVYAKDYKTPDWMKNAVVYQIFPDRFFDGNTSNNKAKEQSGVRGYTDENGKICYYPVQYFDGDKWSTLPENPRQSEEVYKPYYKDATTDNVWSNEFYGGDLEGVEAKLDYLKNLGVTVIYLNPVAWAASNHKYDATDYQHLDPMFGQPVYKKDGDPSSGLDMEKTKAASDKVYETVAKACKAKNVRLLCDGVFNHVGDDSIYFDRYEKYPEIGAYEFWARVYKTIEKEWKVDQATYEVAHSDGESEKDFNKRFEAAKDKATKEAKEYYKSQVNEATGEKYADDDFKYITWFDVNPKKVKNDEGVLHYDYEGWWGYDSLPVIKSFEASATNLTNDENATIAGTHEYNNVGYRNEVIGYDISDLSDEAASTAMQKTNSQRWLWMGASGWRLDVAPDVSNETWAQFRKAVKSTKDKKNVNGETMDDPVILGEEWGVATKYLLGDMFDSVMNYQFRAALQTYLTSESPDAAKLNESLEIIRENYPKEAWEVMLNLVDSHDTTRNITKMDHPDWEEENVKNAEEASATAIKKQALTAIFQLGYPGAPTIYYGDEVGVVGTKDPDSRRTFPWERIGSDNKITSKYAEKYGDLYNTYVKAASVRENNEDIFVSGDMKTAYAKDSVIVYARKGKEKAGLLVINNSAKEQKVEANVKDFLPDGMTLVDQLDGTTTAKVKDSKITLSIPKYTGYMMVSNDKLTSLPASPSGVKAEASKGADPYVTISWDKVEGADSYNVYRTMLDGVEGEKVASEVRELTYKDAAKDLKNGTRYYYYIKAVKDGLESISSEVVSAMPVYAIEKVEITQEAKGITIGVGKKTDEILITMVIPGLTDQEDYIGKDVSGIKKFLEYTSEDKTDSGKVLLRYKGDVLEDPSVTTSKVIGKSYYATFEPMEKGTYEYWAMVSVDNGENYQNYDKKSVEMTLASETALIEAPTLNAITEESNRVTLEWKQKDDKNVKGYIIYRKEEKDDSFSKLATVSSETRGYVDYTVSNDTKYQYKVVAYDENYNKKASNTEEVTPKLTMVDVTVQLTIPSYTPATDNIYMACDANGWNASGWQLKKPSGATDNTIVEYTFKMMAGKSVQYKYTRGSWDTEAFSSVKEGAAKDLTLPGNYAYSSTDTNYSFKVSNQGKNKMLVKDTVLRWKDMPLMINLPRTSLQNEKIEYTTDEDSFKLQASVPFGVEFTINGKDINAVYPGAMDQYGNVRVDKIPLRVGKNEIKLHIEPTEETKKKFFSGDTGRVSQATADKTLTITRTGSEGGDEEKKEPEETKEPEDKKEIALTAIKFNTTSVILAVGETKQQTIEKVPANTTSKDEFIYSSSKEAVAKVDGTGKVTAVGVGNATITCKVKGHEDMSASYEVIVAKVSLDQTDMNLYLKETKSVKAAIEPASLTNQSVTFTSSDEKIATVNPSGEITGVAKGKAVITCALQANTGIKASVNVTVSKKSTSIPKVKGKVTAKQTSTVITLKWTKVANTKYYIIYQYNTKQKKYVKLAKVSAKKTSYQVKKLKSATAYQFKVTAYKLVKNKQTKLMSYTISTGTAPKTTTIRGKQKSKTRISYSLKKVLRASGYEVSISTHKTKSFKKCSAITGNKKLSKIISKLKKKKTYYLKARAYKTIKGKKVYGSYSKVIKIKMK is encoded by the coding sequence ATGACTGGAAGGAAACGAATGAAGTTTCAAGTCATCAGCTGGGTTTTGTCAATTGCAATGATCTTTTGTATGATGCCTCAAAACCTAGCATTTGCAGCAGAGACTGAGGATACACTGCGCAGTCCAGTAATTCAGAAAGATGGAAGTGTTACCTTTAATTATCAGGGGGATGATAGTACAGGTGATATGGTCGCCAGAGGTGATTTCAATGATTGGAAGAACCTAGATATGACGAAAAACGACAAAAACATTTTTAGCTTAACAACAGATGTTACGAAAACACCAGGAATCTATACATATGGGTTTGAAGATGTGACAGAATCCAAAAATGCAGTGGCTGCAGGAGAAAAGGATGGAAAGGGATGGAAGGGTGATCCATTAAATCCTTATATCTGTCACAAGAATAGTAATCCAACTATTTTTAGAAATCCGATCGTAGAGAGTAAAACACAGAAAGTGACCCTCTATTATCCATCAACGAAAGAGATTTCAGGCAAGGTTTATTATAAACAGCTAAGTGATGATGGCAAGTATCAGTCGGTGGACTTAAAGCTCAGCGAAGATTATGACCATGTATATCAGGCTGAGATTACCGCAGATGCAGGTACTTATGCTTATTATTTTGATATTGATGGAACCAAAGATTACGATGAAAATAATTTATCTTCAAGACAAACAGTAGATGACGTTGATATGCCGACATTTACAACGACTGAGGTTGCAAAGCCATCCGAAGAGGAAGAGAATCTAAAAGCAGATGAATTTACAGCGCAGCCTGGAGGAAGTATTGTTTGGCGTGTAACTGGTAAATTCGATGGAGTTGATAACTGGGATGTTCAAAATGAAAAGACCGTAATGAAACATCTGGTAGGTGAATACTATGTATATTCCATGGTATTGGATGCTGATACCTATGAGTTCAAGTTCACCGAGAACGGTAGCTGGGACAATGAGAAGGTCGGAAGTAAAGATCCAGATTACGGCGACAATTTCAAATTTACTTTGTATAAAAGAACAAAAGTTAACTTCTATGTTAACGGTGAGAAAAAGGGTTACGACCGTTTCCGTACAAACATAAAGAATGAAGATCTTCAAAAGCAAGGAATCGCTTACTATGAGCCAAAATTATCGGAGAAAGAATGGCCAAGATTAGTTGGTGATCTACAAGAAAAGATTGGTGATGAGAAAAACTGGTCACCAAAAGATGCAAAGTCAATGTTTGTAGATTATAACTTTGATGGAACCGTATATAAATTGCAACGTAAGATCCCTGCAGGAAAGTACGAGTGCAAAGTATGCTATGGAGATGATTTTGACACAAGCGTTGATTATGGAGATAAAAGCGCAAATCATACATTAAATGTATTAGATACATCCAATATTACCTTTACAACGGAATATAAGGATGGAATGAAGGATGGCGAAGGTAAATTAACCGATGATTACAAGCCAACCGATTCCATTTACGATGGAAAGTTAAATAAAGACGGCTTTGTATTTGATAGCCGTGATATTACATATAAGAATCCATTTGGTGCGATCAAACAGGGAGAACAAGATGCAACCTTCCGATTTGCAACAGATGCAGACGATGCAGAATATGTTAAGTTAGAATTGATCGATGGCAAAGGCGTATCAAAACAATATGATATGAAAGTGGTTACTACCCTAGAAAAGAAAGACTATTGGGAAGTTAAAGTTAAAAAAGAAGCTTTTGATGCAATTGGAATTTGGGGTTATAAGTTCATTGTAATCGATGGAAGTACAAAGTTAGAATATGGGGATGATGGAACAAGCGGCGGTTCTGGTGCGGTATCCGAAGAAGGACAGACAGCTTATAATCTGACTGTTTATGCGAAGGATTATAAGACTCCGGACTGGATGAAGAATGCTGTCGTATATCAGATCTTCCCAGATCGTTTCTTTGATGGAAATACATCTAACAACAAAGCAAAAGAGCAATCAGGAGTACGTGGATATACAGATGAAAACGGTAAGATCTGCTACTATCCGGTTCAATACTTCGATGGAGACAAATGGAGTACCCTTCCAGAGAATCCAAGACAGTCAGAAGAGGTCTATAAACCATATTATAAAGATGCTACAACAGATAATGTATGGTCCAATGAATTCTATGGTGGTGACTTAGAGGGTGTAGAAGCTAAGTTAGATTACCTTAAGAATCTTGGCGTTACAGTCATCTATTTGAATCCAGTTGCATGGGCAGCATCTAATCATAAATATGATGCTACAGACTATCAGCATCTGGATCCAATGTTTGGACAACCAGTATATAAGAAAGATGGAGATCCATCTTCCGGACTCGATATGGAGAAGACAAAAGCAGCTTCTGATAAGGTATATGAGACGGTAGCAAAAGCTTGTAAAGCTAAGAACGTCCGCCTTTTATGTGATGGTGTGTTTAATCACGTAGGTGATGATTCTATTTATTTCGATCGTTATGAGAAATATCCTGAAATCGGTGCATATGAATTCTGGGCTAGAGTATACAAGACGATTGAAAAAGAGTGGAAAGTAGATCAGGCTACTTATGAAGTAGCACATTCGGATGGGGAATCAGAAAAAGACTTTAATAAACGTTTTGAAGCAGCCAAAGATAAAGCGACAAAAGAAGCGAAAGAATATTACAAGAGTCAGGTAAATGAAGCAACGGGAGAAAAATATGCGGATGATGATTTTAAATACATTACTTGGTTTGATGTAAATCCAAAGAAAGTTAAAAATGATGAAGGCGTTCTTCATTATGATTATGAAGGATGGTGGGGATATGATTCGTTACCAGTCATTAAATCCTTTGAAGCATCAGCAACGAATCTTACTAATGACGAGAATGCAACGATAGCAGGAACCCATGAGTATAATAATGTTGGTTATCGAAATGAAGTAATCGGCTATGATATTAGTGATCTGAGTGATGAGGCAGCCAGCACTGCAATGCAGAAGACTAATTCACAGCGATGGTTATGGATGGGCGCAAGTGGATGGAGACTCGATGTTGCTCCTGATGTATCGAATGAGACTTGGGCACAGTTTAGAAAAGCAGTTAAATCTACAAAAGATAAAAAGAATGTAAATGGAGAGACCATGGACGACCCTGTTATCTTAGGAGAAGAATGGGGCGTTGCAACAAAATATTTACTGGGAGATATGTTTGATTCTGTTATGAACTATCAATTCAGAGCAGCACTTCAGACTTATTTAACAAGTGAATCTCCTGATGCAGCAAAGCTTAATGAGTCATTAGAGATCATTCGTGAGAACTATCCAAAAGAAGCTTGGGAAGTAATGCTTAATTTAGTTGATTCTCATGATACAACTCGTAATATCACGAAGATGGATCATCCTGACTGGGAAGAAGAAAATGTAAAGAATGCGGAAGAAGCAAGTGCTACAGCCATTAAGAAACAAGCATTGACGGCAATCTTCCAATTAGGTTATCCAGGAGCACCAACAATCTATTATGGAGATGAAGTTGGTGTTGTAGGAACTAAGGACCCAGATTCAAGAAGAACGTTCCCTTGGGAGAGAATCGGCAGTGATAATAAGATCACAAGTAAATATGCAGAAAAGTATGGAGATCTTTATAATACTTATGTAAAAGCTGCTAGTGTAAGAGAAAACAATGAAGATATCTTTGTATCTGGCGATATGAAGACCGCTTATGCAAAAGATAGTGTGATCGTATATGCTAGAAAAGGAAAAGAAAAAGCAGGTCTTCTCGTAATCAATAATTCAGCTAAAGAACAAAAGGTTGAAGCTAATGTAAAAGATTTCTTACCAGATGGTATGACATTAGTGGATCAATTAGATGGAACAACAACGGCTAAGGTAAAAGACAGTAAGATTACTTTAAGTATTCCGAAATATACCGGATATATGATGGTATCAAACGATAAGTTGACCTCACTCCCAGCAAGTCCTTCTGGAGTAAAAGCGGAAGCTAGTAAAGGGGCAGATCCTTATGTAACCATATCTTGGGATAAGGTTGAAGGAGCAGATTCTTATAACGTTTATCGCACGATGCTTGATGGTGTAGAAGGAGAAAAAGTTGCCTCTGAAGTTAGGGAATTAACTTATAAGGATGCAGCAAAAGATTTAAAGAATGGAACAAGATACTACTATTACATCAAAGCTGTAAAAGATGGACTTGAGAGTATCTCAAGTGAAGTTGTTAGTGCAATGCCGGTTTATGCGATTGAGAAAGTTGAGATCACTCAAGAAGCTAAGGGCATTACGATCGGTGTTGGAAAGAAGACAGATGAGATTCTAATTACTATGGTGATCCCAGGTCTTACTGATCAAGAGGATTATATCGGAAAAGATGTTAGCGGTATTAAGAAATTCTTAGAATACACAAGTGAGGATAAAACGGATTCAGGCAAGGTATTGTTACGTTATAAAGGTGATGTTCTAGAAGATCCATCAGTTACAACAAGCAAAGTGATCGGCAAGAGTTATTACGCAACCTTTGAACCAATGGAAAAAGGTACATACGAATACTGGGCAATGGTATCTGTAGATAATGGAGAAAACTATCAGAATTATGATAAGAAGAGTGTAGAGATGACATTGGCTTCAGAGACAGCATTAATTGAGGCACCAACATTAAATGCGATCACGGAAGAATCCAATCGAGTAACTCTTGAGTGGAAACAAAAAGATGATAAGAATGTAAAGGGATATATTATTTACCGAAAGGAAGAGAAAGATGATTCCTTTAGTAAATTGGCAACGGTATCTTCAGAGACTCGAGGTTATGTTGATTATACCGTAAGTAATGATACGAAATATCAATACAAAGTAGTAGCATATGATGAGAATTATAACAAGAAAGCTTCAAATACCGAAGAAGTAACACCAAAATTGACAATGGTAGATGTGACAGTTCAATTAACGATTCCAAGTTACACGCCAGCCACGGACAATATTTACATGGCTTGTGATGCAAATGGATGGAATGCATCTGGATGGCAATTGAAGAAACCTAGTGGTGCAACAGACAATACCATTGTGGAATATACATTTAAGATGATGGCTGGTAAGAGCGTACAGTATAAGTATACAAGAGGATCTTGGGATACTGAAGCATTCTCTAGTGTAAAAGAAGGAGCAGCTAAGGATTTGACTCTTCCAGGCAATTATGCTTATAGTTCAACGGATACCAACTATTCCTTTAAAGTCAGCAACCAAGGTAAAAACAAGATGTTAGTGAAGGATACGGTTCTTCGTTGGAAGGATATGCCGTTAATGATCAATTTACCAAGAACATCATTGCAAAATGAGAAGATTGAATATACAACAGATGAAGATTCTTTCAAACTTCAAGCAAGCGTTCCATTTGGTGTAGAGTTTACGATCAATGGCAAAGATATTAACGCTGTCTACCCAGGAGCAATGGATCAGTACGGAAATGTTCGTGTAGACAAGATTCCACTTAGGGTAGGTAAGAATGAGATCAAGCTTCATATTGAACCAACCGAAGAGACGAAGAAGAAATTCTTCTCTGGTGATACGGGACGTGTAAGTCAGGCAACTGCTGATAAGACGCTTACGATCACTAGAACCGGAAGTGAGGGTGGAGACGAGGAAAAGAAAGAGCCTGAAGAAACGAAAGAGCCTGAAGATAAGAAAGAAATCGCGTTAACTGCAATTAAGTTTAATACGACTTCAGTAATTCTGGCTGTCGGTGAGACAAAGCAGCAGACAATTGAAAAGGTGCCAGCGAACACAACAAGTAAGGATGAGTTTATCTATTCATCAAGCAAGGAAGCGGTTGCCAAGGTAGATGGTACTGGTAAAGTGACTGCAGTTGGAGTTGGTAATGCAACGATCACATGTAAGGTTAAAGGGCATGAAGATATGAGTGCATCTTATGAGGTGATCGTAGCAAAAGTATCATTAGATCAGACCGATATGAATCTGTATCTGAAAGAGACAAAGAGTGTAAAAGCAGCCATAGAACCAGCATCCTTAACGAATCAATCAGTTACCTTTACATCTAGTGATGAAAAGATCGCCACAGTTAATCCTTCTGGTGAGATCACTGGTGTAGCTAAAGGAAAAGCAGTGATTACCTGTGCATTACAGGCAAATACAGGAATTAAGGCTTCTGTTAATGTGACGGTATCCAAAAAGTCTACCAGTATTCCAAAGGTAAAGGGGAAGGTTACTGCAAAACAAACTTCTACCGTAATTACATTAAAATGGACTAAGGTAGCAAATACGAAGTACTATATTATCTATCAATACAATACAAAACAGAAGAAATATGTAAAACTTGCGAAGGTATCTGCGAAGAAAACTTCTTATCAAGTAAAAAAATTAAAGTCAGCAACTGCTTATCAATTTAAGGTAACGGCATATAAGTTAGTTAAGAATAAACAGACTAAATTAATGAGTTATACGATCTCAACTGGTACGGCACCTAAGACGACGACTATTAGAGGAAAGCAAAAGAGTAAGACAAGGATTTCTTATTCTCTTAAGAAAGTACTAAGAGCATCAGGATACGAAGTAAGTATCTCGACTCATAAGACAAAGTCATTTAAGAAATGTTCGGCAATTACAGGAAATAAGAAACTGTCTAAGATAATTTCAAAACTTAAGAAAAAGAAGACTTACTATCTAAAGGCACGTGCTTATAAGACGATTAAAGGGAAAAAGGTATATGGATCTTATTCCAAAGTAATTAAAATTAAAATGAAATAG